One stretch of Methyloversatilis sp. RAC08 DNA includes these proteins:
- a CDS encoding ferritin-like domain-containing protein: MNRKIFPELLELLMCEVPQAKCAAVASLWADWQAGVVFDRAAALPHAIDEPGRPVRPELVEPSALRSRRVGTREGHAAMIHAICHIEFTAINLALDAAWRFRDLPDAYLADWLCVAADEARHFGLLRAHLQTLGFDYGDFPAHAGLWDMARRTADDALTRMALVPRVLEARGLDATPPIMDKLRTIGDAPALAILDLILSDEITHVAIGDRWFRHLCAQRGLAPEATFLQLFNTFNAPRLQPPVNEKARLAAGFSATEIDSLSAQRRPAA, translated from the coding sequence ATGAACCGAAAGATTTTTCCCGAACTGCTCGAACTGCTGATGTGCGAGGTGCCGCAGGCCAAGTGCGCTGCAGTGGCTTCACTGTGGGCAGACTGGCAGGCGGGCGTGGTGTTCGATCGCGCGGCAGCGCTGCCGCATGCCATCGACGAACCCGGCCGTCCGGTGCGACCTGAACTGGTCGAGCCCTCTGCGCTGCGTTCGCGCCGCGTGGGCACGCGCGAAGGTCATGCGGCAATGATCCATGCGATCTGCCACATCGAATTCACCGCCATCAACCTTGCACTCGACGCCGCCTGGCGCTTCCGGGATCTGCCTGACGCCTACCTGGCCGACTGGCTGTGCGTGGCGGCCGACGAAGCGCGCCACTTCGGTCTGCTGCGCGCCCACCTGCAGACGCTGGGCTTCGACTATGGCGACTTTCCGGCACACGCCGGCCTGTGGGACATGGCGCGGCGCACTGCCGATGACGCGCTGACCCGAATGGCGCTGGTGCCGCGCGTGCTCGAGGCGCGCGGGCTGGACGCAACGCCTCCCATCATGGACAAGCTGCGCACCATCGGCGACGCGCCGGCGCTGGCCATTCTCGACCTCATCCTGAGTGACGAAATCACCCACGTCGCGATCGGCGACCGCTGGTTCCGTCATCTTTGCGCGCAGCGCGGACTGGCGCCCGAAGCCACCTTCCTCCAACTGTTCAATACCTTCAATGCACCGCGCCTGCAGCCACCGGTCAACGAAAAAGCCCGCCTGGCGGCGGGCTTTTCTGCAACCGAAATCGACAGCCTGAGCGCTCAGCGCAGGCCGGCCGCGTAG
- a CDS encoding sulfite oxidase heme-binding subunit YedZ has protein sequence MPLLWLAFGAYADRLGANPIEYITRATGDWTLRLLLVTLAVTPLRQITGWHWLVRLRRMLGLYAFFYASLHLLIYLWLDQFFDIEDIVKDIIKRPFITIGFGAFLLLLPLVVTSTNGMVRRLGGRTWQRLHKLVYVVGVLGVAHYWWLVKKDLTEPILYACILATLFAVRLWHARRLRALVAAQTA, from the coding sequence ATGCCGCTTCTATGGCTGGCATTCGGCGCCTACGCCGACCGGCTGGGCGCCAACCCGATCGAATACATCACGCGCGCCACCGGTGACTGGACGCTGCGCCTGCTGCTGGTGACGCTGGCCGTGACGCCGCTGCGCCAGATCACCGGCTGGCACTGGCTGGTACGCCTGCGCCGCATGCTCGGGCTTTACGCATTCTTCTACGCCAGCCTGCACCTGCTCATCTATCTGTGGCTGGACCAGTTCTTCGACATCGAAGACATCGTGAAGGACATCATCAAGCGGCCCTTCATCACGATCGGGTTCGGTGCGTTCCTGCTGCTGCTGCCGCTCGTCGTGACCTCAACCAACGGCATGGTGCGTCGGCTCGGCGGCCGGACCTGGCAGCGGCTGCACAAGCTGGTGTACGTGGTCGGCGTGCTCGGTGTGGCGCACTACTGGTGGCTGGTGAAGAAGGACCTGACCGAACCCATCCTGTACGCCTGCATCCTCGCCACGCTGTTTGCCGTGCGCCTGTGGCATGCCCGCCGTCTGCGCGCGCTCGTGGCGGCGCAGACGGCGTAA
- a CDS encoding c-type cytochrome — protein sequence MRMLKSFGFALSLTLVSASALASEEKAAPKADIAAGKTVATQVCAACHGADGNSVIAVNPKLAGQHPEYLYKQLMNFRSKDGQPPERANAIMGALASGLSEADMRNVSAYYASQTQTPEKAKGNRESIELGQRLWRGGDLEKGLPACAGCHGPAGAGMPAQYPRIAGQHAEYTETQLKYFRVAERANDPAKMMRMIAVKMTDAEIKAVSDYAAGLR from the coding sequence ATGCGTATGCTCAAGTCTTTCGGTTTTGCCCTGTCTCTGACCCTGGTTTCCGCCAGCGCGCTGGCGTCTGAAGAAAAAGCCGCCCCGAAAGCGGACATTGCAGCCGGCAAGACCGTCGCGACGCAGGTGTGCGCGGCCTGTCATGGTGCAGACGGCAACAGCGTCATCGCGGTCAACCCGAAGCTGGCCGGCCAGCATCCGGAGTATCTGTACAAGCAGCTGATGAATTTCCGCAGCAAGGACGGCCAGCCGCCGGAGCGCGCCAACGCCATCATGGGCGCACTGGCGTCCGGCCTGTCGGAAGCCGACATGCGCAATGTTTCGGCCTACTACGCGAGCCAGACCCAGACGCCGGAGAAGGCCAAGGGCAATCGCGAAAGCATCGAACTGGGCCAGCGCCTGTGGCGCGGCGGCGACCTCGAAAAGGGTCTGCCCGCCTGTGCCGGCTGCCACGGCCCGGCCGGTGCCGGCATGCCGGCTCAGTATCCGCGCATCGCTGGCCAGCACGCCGAATACACTGAAACGCAGCTGAAGTATTTCCGCGTTGCTGAACGCGCGAATGATCCGGCCAAGATGATGCGCATGATTGCGGTCAAAATGACCGATGCGGAAATCAAGGCAGTTTCGGACTACGCGGCCGGCCTGCGCTGA
- the yihA gene encoding ribosome biogenesis GTP-binding protein YihA/YsxC translates to MSSLFRGAAFHLSVAKPSGLPAPAGPEIAFAGRSNAGKSSAINTLVGHTRLAFVSKTPGRTQLINYFTLVRGGFLVDLPGYGYAQVPIEVRKAWAGLIERYLKERESLAGLVLIMDARHPLTPLDWNMIEWFSVSGKPMHVLLTKADKLTRSAQAATLADVRRQLSGMGDQVSVQLFSSLKKTGVEEAEAAVSPWLAAHLPDQASSTPV, encoded by the coding sequence TTGTCCTCTCTGTTCCGCGGTGCTGCATTTCATCTGTCCGTCGCCAAGCCATCGGGCCTGCCGGCGCCTGCCGGGCCGGAAATCGCCTTTGCAGGGCGTTCCAATGCAGGTAAATCGAGTGCCATCAATACCCTGGTCGGCCACACGCGCCTGGCCTTCGTCAGCAAAACGCCGGGGCGTACCCAGCTGATCAACTACTTCACGCTGGTGCGTGGCGGCTTCCTGGTCGACCTGCCCGGCTACGGCTATGCCCAGGTACCGATCGAAGTCCGCAAGGCCTGGGCCGGGCTGATCGAGCGCTATCTGAAGGAGCGCGAAAGCCTGGCCGGCCTTGTGCTCATCATGGATGCGCGCCACCCGCTCACGCCTCTGGACTGGAACATGATCGAATGGTTCTCGGTAAGCGGCAAGCCGATGCATGTTTTGCTGACCAAGGCCGACAAGCTGACCCGCAGCGCTCAGGCGGCAACGCTGGCCGACGTGCGCAGACAGCTGTCCGGCATGGGAGACCAGGTCAGCGTGCAACTGTTCTCCAGCCTGAAGAAGACCGGTGTCGAGGAAGCCGAAGCGGCCGTTTCGCCCTGGCTGGCCGCGCATCTGCCCGATCAGGCGTCGTCGACACCCGTCTGA
- a CDS encoding PEP-CTERM sorting domain-containing protein, whose amino-acid sequence MTFKPLAAAALFASLFATAAHADVSFSENFNSGYAANWQTAGDVSEQDNSGDLYVALTTASPQFQDDFPLPAGVFNLTGVAPVEAGLALETLIGAAPGAFDRGDEFAYEGSAIWRTVNVNVGDILRFDWLLATNEVGAEARPDFAFLSVDGDITRIASVADATSAPILDFVADTGIRSFEYVFTRGGAVQLAFGVVDVGDFGVTTALAIDNVSITAVPEPESWALMLAGLIGVAGAARRARR is encoded by the coding sequence ATGACCTTCAAACCCCTTGCCGCTGCAGCGTTGTTCGCTTCGCTGTTCGCCACCGCTGCGCACGCCGACGTGAGCTTCAGCGAAAACTTCAACAGCGGATACGCCGCCAACTGGCAGACTGCAGGCGATGTATCCGAACAGGACAACTCGGGCGACCTTTACGTCGCACTGACCACAGCGTCGCCACAGTTTCAGGACGACTTTCCGCTGCCGGCCGGCGTGTTCAATCTGACCGGGGTGGCACCGGTCGAAGCAGGTCTTGCACTGGAAACGCTGATCGGCGCAGCGCCGGGCGCATTCGACCGCGGAGATGAGTTTGCTTACGAAGGCTCGGCCATCTGGCGCACCGTGAACGTGAATGTCGGTGACATCCTGCGCTTCGACTGGCTGCTGGCGACCAACGAAGTCGGCGCCGAAGCGCGGCCGGACTTCGCCTTCCTGTCGGTCGACGGCGACATCACGCGCATCGCTTCGGTCGCTGACGCCACGTCGGCGCCGATTCTCGACTTTGTGGCCGACACCGGCATCCGCAGCTTCGAATACGTGTTCACGCGCGGCGGTGCAGTGCAGCTGGCGTTCGGCGTCGTCGATGTGGGCGACTTCGGCGTGACGACCGCGCTGGCGATCGACAACGTGAGCATCACCGCGGTGCCGGAACCGGAAAGCTGGGCGCTGATGTTGGCGGGCCTGATCGGTGTGGCGGGCGCCGCCCGTCGCGCGCGTCGCTGA
- a CDS encoding ExeM/NucH family extracellular endonuclease, translating to MSSNDRIVSPRLALTLAIVGLFASAAHADSTPQTLPFAQDWTNIGLITTNDDWSGVPGITGYRGDDLTSATGVDPQTITADGTSSPVDVNANQTNPNTFSTGGVTEFHLTDPVVALTGSGTADAPFILLSLNTTGHSGIVVRYDLRDLDGSADNAQQQVALQYRVGASGSFINVPDAYVADATEGPSLAGKVTPVQVTLPADADNQPLLQLRVITSNAPGNDEWVGIDNISVQGGGSGAVNQPIVTTCPALALQAGEAGSVTVAASDADSVVEGFSLTGTLPDGVTVDGFAPATADGGSASAQVSVAAGTATGQYSIGLRFTNNEAQEGTCSVDITVAAPAAIVPIPAIQGSGDASPLIGQVVSTEGVVSAVFPGLNGYTLQDDAGDGDVSTSDGIFVFAPGNTAVVGQRLRLTANVTEFNTVTQLTSPSAVQVLGSGVTITPTDIVLPEAVEGELERYEGMLVRITSPLTVSQNYFQGRYGQVTLSAEGRMEIPTNRHPAGSAEALALRDENARRRIVLDDGSTAQNPNPIPFIGADNTLRAGDTVNGLTGVIDHGLITASSTGPRDYKLHPVVTPEFSRDNPRTATPTAVGGNVRVASFNVLNYFSTIDQAGASCFPTSTRSDCRGADSALEFTRQRDKIVAALQAMDADVVGLIEIENNGQAAVNNLVAALNASYGGTVYAAVGLPVGGTGTDAIRQAMIYKPSKVVPVGSAISDTAAVHNRPPLAQTFAAANGERFTVIVNHFKSKSCGDAAGIEADQGDGQGCWNPLRVQQAAALQTFIQQLPGLGGAADVLVIGDLNAYAKEDPVLALTSGGLSDLAAGIELNYTYTFDGESGALDHALASAALAGKVSGITQWHINTDEPFVIDYNTEFKPQDLYAPTAFRSSDHDPVLIGLNLLRTINGGAGRDTLTGTPGDDVITGGEGADLLTGGDGADTFVYRSVRDALDTITDFDPQQDRLDVRQLLAGVTTGSDPLTSGHISLRQTGPNTMVLFDADGSAGRAAARPLVTLRNVLPAQLGSASFRY from the coding sequence ATGTCATCAAACGATCGCATCGTTTCGCCCCGCCTCGCCCTGACGCTTGCCATCGTCGGTCTGTTCGCTTCGGCCGCGCACGCCGACAGCACGCCGCAAACCCTGCCTTTTGCGCAGGACTGGACGAACATCGGCCTGATCACGACCAATGACGACTGGAGTGGCGTACCCGGCATCACCGGCTATCGCGGCGATGACCTGACCAGCGCGACCGGCGTCGATCCGCAGACCATCACGGCCGACGGCACCTCGTCGCCGGTCGACGTGAACGCCAACCAGACCAATCCGAACACCTTCAGCACCGGTGGCGTCACCGAATTCCACCTGACCGACCCGGTCGTCGCACTGACCGGCTCCGGCACCGCCGATGCGCCGTTCATCCTGCTGTCGCTGAACACCACCGGCCACAGCGGCATCGTCGTGCGCTACGACCTGCGCGACCTCGACGGCTCGGCGGACAACGCGCAGCAGCAGGTTGCGCTGCAGTACCGCGTCGGCGCCAGCGGCAGCTTCATCAATGTGCCGGACGCCTACGTGGCCGACGCGACCGAAGGCCCGTCGCTGGCTGGCAAGGTGACGCCGGTGCAGGTCACGCTGCCGGCCGACGCCGACAACCAGCCGCTGCTGCAGCTGCGGGTGATCACGAGCAACGCGCCGGGCAACGACGAGTGGGTCGGCATCGACAACATATCGGTGCAGGGCGGCGGCAGCGGTGCGGTGAATCAACCCATCGTGACCACCTGCCCGGCGCTTGCGCTGCAGGCCGGCGAAGCGGGCAGCGTGACGGTGGCGGCCAGCGATGCCGACAGCGTGGTCGAGGGCTTCTCGCTGACCGGCACCCTGCCGGATGGCGTGACGGTCGACGGTTTTGCCCCGGCGACCGCCGACGGCGGCAGCGCATCGGCTCAGGTCAGCGTCGCGGCAGGCACTGCGACCGGTCAGTACAGCATCGGTCTGCGATTCACGAACAACGAGGCGCAGGAAGGAACGTGCAGTGTCGACATCACGGTCGCGGCGCCGGCGGCCATCGTGCCCATCCCGGCGATCCAGGGCAGCGGTGACGCCAGCCCGCTGATCGGTCAGGTCGTCAGCACCGAAGGCGTGGTCAGCGCCGTATTCCCCGGTCTGAACGGCTACACCCTGCAGGACGACGCCGGCGATGGCGACGTGAGCACATCGGATGGCATTTTCGTGTTCGCCCCGGGCAATACGGCCGTGGTCGGCCAGCGGCTGCGTCTGACCGCGAATGTCACCGAGTTCAACACGGTGACCCAGCTCACGTCGCCGAGCGCCGTGCAGGTGCTGGGCAGCGGCGTGACGATCACGCCGACCGACATCGTGCTGCCGGAGGCAGTCGAGGGCGAATTGGAGCGCTACGAAGGCATGCTGGTGCGTATCACCTCGCCGCTCACCGTGTCGCAGAACTACTTCCAGGGGCGCTACGGTCAGGTCACGCTATCGGCCGAAGGGCGCATGGAAATCCCGACCAACCGCCATCCGGCGGGCAGCGCCGAAGCACTTGCGCTGCGCGACGAGAACGCGCGTCGCCGCATCGTGCTCGACGACGGTTCGACCGCACAGAACCCGAACCCGATTCCGTTCATCGGCGCCGACAACACGCTGCGTGCCGGCGACACGGTGAATGGTCTGACCGGCGTCATCGACCATGGTCTGATCACCGCGTCGAGCACCGGACCGCGCGACTACAAGCTGCATCCGGTGGTGACGCCGGAATTCAGCCGCGACAATCCGCGCACCGCCACGCCGACCGCGGTTGGCGGCAATGTGCGGGTGGCCAGCTTCAACGTGCTGAACTACTTCAGCACGATCGACCAGGCGGGTGCATCGTGCTTCCCGACCAGCACGCGCAGCGACTGTCGCGGCGCCGACAGCGCACTCGAATTCACCCGTCAGCGCGACAAGATCGTCGCCGCGCTGCAGGCGATGGATGCCGACGTGGTCGGCCTGATCGAGATCGAAAACAACGGCCAGGCCGCGGTGAACAATCTGGTCGCTGCGCTGAACGCGTCCTACGGCGGCACGGTGTATGCGGCAGTCGGGCTGCCGGTCGGCGGTACCGGCACCGACGCCATCCGTCAGGCCATGATCTACAAGCCCTCGAAGGTCGTTCCGGTCGGCAGCGCGATCAGCGACACCGCGGCGGTCCATAACCGTCCGCCGCTGGCGCAGACCTTCGCCGCGGCCAACGGCGAGCGCTTCACCGTCATCGTGAATCACTTCAAGTCGAAGTCCTGCGGCGATGCCGCCGGTATCGAGGCCGATCAGGGCGATGGTCAGGGCTGCTGGAATCCGCTGCGCGTGCAGCAGGCGGCGGCGCTGCAGACCTTCATCCAGCAACTGCCGGGCCTGGGTGGTGCGGCTGACGTGCTGGTCATCGGCGACCTGAACGCCTATGCGAAGGAAGATCCCGTCCTCGCGCTCACCTCGGGCGGGCTGAGCGATCTGGCCGCAGGCATCGAGCTCAACTACACCTACACCTTCGACGGCGAAAGCGGTGCGCTCGACCATGCGCTGGCCAGTGCCGCGCTGGCCGGCAAGGTGAGTGGCATCACGCAGTGGCACATCAACACCGACGAGCCCTTCGTGATCGACTACAACACCGAGTTCAAGCCGCAGGACCTTTATGCGCCGACCGCCTTCCGCTCGTCGGACCACGATCCGGTGCTCATCGGGCTGAACCTGCTGCGCACGATCAACGGCGGTGCGGGTCGCGACACGCTGACCGGCACGCCGGGCGATGACGTCATCACCGGCGGCGAGGGGGCAGACCTGCTGACCGGCGGCGACGGTGCGGACACCTTCGTCTATCGAAGCGTGCGCGATGCGCTCGACACCATCACCGACTTCGATCCGCAGCAGGATCGGCTGGATGTGCGCCAGCTGCTGGCAGGCGTCACGACCGGCAGCGACCCGCTGACCAGCGGCCATATCAGTCTTCGCCAGACCGGCCCGAACACGATGGTGCTGTTCGACGCTGACGGCTCGGCCGGTCGCGCTGCTGCCCGTCCTCTGGTGACCCTGCGCAATGTGCTGCCGGCCCAGCTGGGCAGCGCGTCCTTCCGTTATTGA
- the hemB gene encoding porphobilinogen synthase, whose amino-acid sequence MSFPPASHFPSTRLRRMRRDDFSRRLMREHTLTANDLIYPVFVLDGPTRSEAVASMPGVSRVSVDVLMGLAEQAVSLGVPALALFPVIDAPLKTDDAAEAWNPDGLVPRTVQALKARFPELGVITDVALDPYTSHGQDGLIDATGYVMNDETLEALAKQALCHARAGADVVAPSDMMDGRIGRIRFELDAHRMIHTRILAYSAKYASAFYGPFRDAVGSAGNLGKGNKYTYQMDPANSDEAIREVSLDIAEGADMVMVKPGMPYLDIVRRVKSELGVPTYAYQVSGEYAMLKAAVANGWLDERATAMEALLAFKRAGADGILTYYALDAARWLRDA is encoded by the coding sequence ATGTCCTTTCCTCCCGCCAGCCATTTCCCGTCCACCCGCCTGCGCCGCATGCGCCGCGATGATTTTTCGCGCCGACTCATGCGCGAGCACACGCTCACCGCCAACGACCTGATCTATCCGGTATTCGTGCTCGACGGCCCGACGCGCAGCGAAGCCGTGGCATCGATGCCCGGCGTGAGCCGGGTCAGCGTCGATGTGCTGATGGGGCTGGCCGAGCAGGCGGTTTCGCTCGGCGTACCCGCGCTGGCGTTGTTTCCGGTGATCGACGCCCCGCTGAAGACCGACGATGCGGCCGAAGCGTGGAATCCGGACGGGCTGGTACCGCGCACGGTACAGGCGTTGAAGGCGCGGTTCCCCGAACTCGGCGTGATCACCGACGTTGCGCTCGATCCCTACACCAGCCACGGTCAGGACGGCCTGATCGATGCGACCGGCTATGTGATGAACGACGAAACGCTCGAGGCGCTGGCCAAACAGGCGCTCTGCCATGCGCGCGCCGGCGCCGATGTCGTCGCGCCTTCGGACATGATGGACGGGCGCATCGGCCGCATCCGGTTCGAACTCGACGCGCACCGCATGATCCACACGCGCATCCTCGCCTATTCTGCCAAGTACGCGTCGGCCTTCTACGGCCCGTTCCGCGACGCGGTGGGTTCGGCCGGCAACCTCGGCAAGGGCAACAAGTACACCTATCAGATGGACCCGGCGAACAGCGACGAGGCGATCCGCGAAGTGTCGCTCGACATCGCCGAAGGTGCGGACATGGTCATGGTAAAGCCGGGCATGCCGTATCTGGACATCGTGCGCCGCGTGAAGTCGGAGCTGGGTGTGCCGACCTATGCCTACCAGGTCAGTGGCGAATACGCGATGCTGAAGGCTGCGGTAGCCAACGGCTGGCTGGACGAGCGCGCCACCGCGATGGAAGCGCTGCTGGCGTTCAAGCGCGCCGGGGCAGACGGCATCCTGACGTATTACGCGCTGGACGCGGCGCGCTGGCTCAGGGACGCCTGA
- the msrP gene encoding protein-methionine-sulfoxide reductase catalytic subunit MsrP, which produces MLIRRPADIAPSDITPRALFDTRRDFIRAAGLGAGAALLGGLPEIAGAQGKRGEKLGPLVKSPFSTDEKLNDYEDITSYCNFYEFGTDKGDPSKNAHRMSTRPWTVSIEGLVQKPKTLGIEEVLKLAPLEERIYRLRCVEAWSMVVPWVGLPLSALLRQVEPLGSAKYVEFTTLADPKTMPGVRSAVLEWPYVEGLRLDEALHPLTLMAVGLYGEVLPNQNGAPMRLVVPWKYGFKSAKSIVKIRFTDKEPLSAWSRAAGREYGFYSNVNPDVDHPRWSQGRERRIGEFSKRKTLMFNGYGDQVASLYTGMDLRKYY; this is translated from the coding sequence ATGCTTATCAGACGCCCGGCCGACATCGCGCCGTCCGACATCACGCCACGCGCGCTGTTCGATACTCGCCGCGACTTCATCCGTGCGGCCGGACTGGGCGCCGGTGCGGCGCTGCTCGGCGGCCTGCCGGAGATCGCCGGCGCGCAGGGCAAGCGTGGCGAAAAACTCGGGCCACTGGTGAAGAGCCCTTTCTCGACCGACGAAAAACTGAACGACTACGAAGACATCACCAGCTACTGCAATTTCTACGAATTCGGTACCGACAAGGGCGATCCCTCGAAGAACGCCCACCGCATGTCCACCCGGCCGTGGACGGTCAGCATCGAGGGCCTGGTGCAGAAGCCGAAGACGCTGGGCATCGAGGAGGTGCTGAAACTGGCACCGCTCGAGGAGCGCATCTACCGGCTGCGCTGCGTCGAAGCGTGGTCGATGGTCGTGCCCTGGGTCGGCCTTCCGCTGTCAGCGCTGCTCAGGCAGGTCGAACCGCTGGGCAGTGCAAAATACGTTGAATTCACCACGCTGGCCGATCCGAAAACCATGCCCGGGGTGCGCAGCGCCGTGCTCGAGTGGCCGTATGTCGAAGGCCTGCGGCTTGACGAAGCCCTGCATCCGCTCACCCTGATGGCGGTAGGCCTGTACGGCGAAGTGCTGCCGAACCAGAACGGCGCGCCGATGCGACTGGTGGTGCCATGGAAGTACGGCTTCAAGAGCGCGAAATCGATCGTGAAGATCCGCTTCACCGACAAGGAACCGCTCAGCGCCTGGTCGCGCGCCGCCGGGCGTGAGTACGGCTTCTATTCGAATGTGAATCCGGACGTCGACCACCCGCGCTGGAGCCAGGGACGCGAACGGCGCATCGGCGAGTTTTCGAAGCGCAAGACGCTGATGTTCAATGGTTACGGCGATCAGGTTGCGTCGCTCTACACCGGCATGGACCTGAGGAAGTATTACTGA
- a CDS encoding 5'-nucleotidase C-terminal domain-containing protein: MKATLVVRRHTLAILISSLFAGPALAEGLTLLHVGDQESWLLSAQGNLRDNASQAVSFYGGVDRLASVMFAAESAAALAGNTVFKLNAGDAFLPGPRLNASFVNLGTSYIDGGQDFYDAIAMRHIGFDAAVFGNHEFDLGPDVAARFAEVSGTTYLSSNLNFSATPAFASLAATGTVAPYTLLSTNGGNKVAVVGVTTPRLPNISSPGAVNLTAGWSAGNTETQNLQALVPFVQQQIDAARAEGAGSVIVISHLQNAANERDVLIPGLRGVDVVLSGGGHELMADADDVLIPNDVRAITGLPQMIADADGKSVAMVTSNFGNRYVGELNLTLHDTTGVVTAINGANLYRVSGALADADAVVGDSFLKTAVVDPVKGYIDVLNATVIGQSEVFLNGNRGAAGAPGSFQAGVRNAETNLGNLVADAMRHAGGTDIAIQNGGGIRTSINVGDVSVGNTFDVLPFTNLVDVAPSVNAEQLKTIMEHSVATASASGNADGRFAQVSGMRVVYDTTRASGDRIVSIVLDDGTVLVQDGEVVDGARSFSLTTIDFTANGGDGYPFAAAGIEFENAVSSITYQQALQEYITDATSEGGLGGVISASRYGVADPLDPAGRLVDLAISPVPEADTWAMLLAGLGMIGAFARRRAYAAAV; encoded by the coding sequence ATGAAAGCCACCCTCGTCGTGCGCAGGCACACGCTTGCCATCCTGATTTCGTCGCTGTTCGCCGGGCCGGCGCTGGCCGAAGGTCTCACACTTCTGCACGTTGGTGACCAGGAGTCGTGGCTGCTGTCGGCGCAGGGCAACCTGCGTGACAACGCATCGCAGGCAGTGTCGTTCTACGGCGGAGTCGATCGCCTCGCCAGCGTCATGTTCGCCGCCGAATCGGCTGCCGCACTGGCTGGCAACACGGTGTTCAAGCTCAACGCGGGTGACGCCTTCCTGCCCGGACCGCGCCTGAACGCGAGTTTCGTCAATCTGGGTACGTCGTACATCGACGGCGGGCAGGATTTCTATGACGCGATCGCGATGCGTCACATCGGTTTCGATGCTGCGGTGTTCGGCAATCATGAATTCGACCTTGGCCCGGATGTCGCGGCGCGCTTCGCCGAGGTTTCAGGCACCACCTACCTGTCGTCCAACCTGAACTTCAGTGCCACACCCGCCTTCGCGTCGCTGGCGGCGACCGGCACGGTCGCGCCCTACACGCTGCTGAGCACGAATGGCGGCAACAAGGTGGCGGTGGTCGGTGTCACGACACCGCGGCTGCCGAACATCAGTTCGCCGGGTGCGGTGAATCTGACGGCGGGCTGGAGTGCAGGCAATACCGAGACGCAGAACCTGCAGGCGCTGGTGCCTTTCGTGCAGCAGCAGATCGACGCCGCGCGCGCAGAAGGTGCGGGCAGCGTCATCGTGATCAGCCACCTGCAGAACGCCGCCAACGAGCGCGACGTGCTGATCCCCGGTCTGCGCGGCGTCGATGTCGTGCTGTCCGGCGGCGGCCACGAATTGATGGCCGATGCCGACGATGTGCTGATTCCGAACGATGTGCGCGCCATCACCGGCCTGCCGCAGATGATTGCGGATGCCGACGGCAAAAGCGTGGCCATGGTGACCTCGAACTTCGGCAACCGTTACGTCGGGGAACTGAACCTCACGCTGCACGACACGACGGGTGTCGTGACCGCGATCAACGGCGCCAATCTGTACCGTGTGTCGGGCGCACTGGCCGACGCCGACGCGGTGGTCGGTGACAGCTTCCTGAAGACGGCGGTGGTCGATCCGGTCAAGGGCTATATCGATGTACTGAATGCGACCGTGATCGGTCAGTCGGAGGTCTTCCTGAATGGCAACCGCGGCGCCGCCGGTGCCCCGGGCAGCTTCCAGGCGGGGGTGCGCAACGCGGAAACCAATCTGGGCAATCTGGTTGCAGATGCCATGCGTCATGCCGGCGGCACCGATATCGCGATCCAGAACGGCGGCGGCATCCGTACTTCGATCAACGTCGGCGACGTCAGTGTGGGCAACACGTTTGACGTGCTGCCCTTCACCAATCTGGTCGATGTCGCACCGAGTGTCAATGCGGAACAGCTGAAGACCATCATGGAACATTCGGTTGCCACTGCATCGGCCAGCGGCAACGCAGACGGCCGCTTCGCCCAGGTGTCCGGCATGCGTGTCGTGTATGACACGACGCGGGCGTCGGGCGACCGGATCGTCAGCATCGTGCTCGATGACGGCACCGTGCTGGTGCAAGACGGCGAAGTGGTGGATGGCGCACGCAGCTTCTCGCTGACCACGATCGATTTCACCGCCAACGGTGGTGACGGCTACCCGTTCGCCGCCGCCGGCATCGAATTCGAGAATGCCGTCAGTTCGATCACCTACCAGCAGGCGCTGCAGGAATACATCACCGACGCGACCTCGGAAGGGGGTCTGGGCGGTGTCATCAGCGCCAGCCGCTACGGTGTTGCAGACCCGCTCGACCCGGCCGGTCGTCTGGTCGATCTGGCGATTTCTCCGGTGCCGGAAGCCGATACCTGGGCCATGCTTCTTGCCGGTCTGGGCATGATCGGCGCGTTTGCCCGCCGTCGCGCTTACGCCGCGGCTGTCTGA